A segment of the Peptostreptococcaceae bacterium genome:
GGTCGCATGGAAAGCGACAAATAAACTCAAAGGGTCTTTTGTACAAAGTAGAAGAGCGTTTCATTAATTTCAAAGATGTCGAAGTTTCCATCTTCTATGAAGTACTGAATTATAACATCAAACATACTGCTGCTTGAAAGTGCAAAACCGGCCCTAGTAATTATAATTATTTGTCCACACCCCCATTTTAACCATACAAAAATCACATAAATTCCATTGATTTTAGACAACAAAAATAGCGTAAGGAAATTAAATTATAATCACTCCCTTACGCTATTTTATCCATTAAATCTTATCAAACAATTCTACTAGTACTATTAAAACAGACTATCCTAAGTTTTTTTGTAAAAAATGCTCTGCGTTTTTATACATAATTCCTTCCGCCTGTCTTTGGGTTAACCCTTTAGATAAGAAATACTTGTATAACCCAGCAACATCCGTTGGAGTGCTAAGGCACTCGGGTAGCACTGCACCATCAAAATCAGAACCTAAAGCTAAGTTCTTTTCTGCTCCTAATGCAAAGAAATGCTCTACATGACGATATAAATCATCTAAGTTTTTCACCTCACCATCATCCTTAATGAATTTAACAAAGTAATTCAAACCAATAAGGCAATCTCGTCGAACCATCTCTCGAATCATATCATCAGTGAGATTACGCTTATGACTACATACCGTTCTAGCATTAGAATGGGTAGCCATAAATGGTTTTTTTGCAATTTTCAAAAGGTCATTAAAGCCAGAATCATTGAGGTGGGAGATATCCACAATAATTCCCTGTTTTTCGAGTTCAGGTACCATAGCCTTGCCAAAATCAGATAATCCATGATCAGTTGTATGCCCGGAACCCAACTCGTTTTCACCATTCCAGACCAAAGTGAGAGCTCTTACGCCTTCGTCCGCCACCACTTTTGCCCGATTTAAATCACCTGCTAAGGCGGAGCCATT
Coding sequences within it:
- a CDS encoding membrane dipeptidase; this encodes MKTDKLIKPYALVDLHCDTLTDWKYTSTGNPDTLDDPKRVLSLTSIPEGVHWAQFYAVFIPDEVRGQDAIDYFEFNSDSFYRQMKQFNDRVMPCRTASDMKIAWAAGKTAAFLSIENGSALAGDLNRAKVVADEGVRALTLVWNGENELGSGHTTDHGLSDFGKAMVPELEKQGIIVDISHLNDSGFNDLLKIAKKPFMATHSNARTVCSHKRNLTDDMIREMVRRDCLIGLNYFVKFIKDDGEVKNLDDLYRHVEHFFALGAEKNLALGSDFDGAVLPECLSTPTDVAGLYKYFLSKGLTQRQAEGIMYKNAEHFLQKNLG